The genomic region GTTCTCCCTGAGTTTGCCGATGAAGACGAAGGTTAGTAATTCTGATTCAATTCTGTTGTAGTTTCTTGCTATAGAGGAAGCAATAGGAATTGAATTTCTTTCAAATAACTATTTTGGCTGTAATGAAATTTCATTAATATGTTTTCTTTTGATCTTTTGCAGAAAAGATCTATGAATTTCTGAAGCTTCAGCTGCAAGACGATCTGGATGAGGAACGACGTAAGTGTGTTTCATATTTATTTCTTGCTAGTAGCATTCTCTTTTGGATTATTACAGGGCAAGATGGTGAACTTACTTGCTTATGCATACATACTATATCTATTAGTTTACACTGATATGAACTGAATATACTATTATTTGACCTTGTGTAATTTTTGAGGTGTAACATAGCTTCACTTGATTTAGATGATAAAAAGCGATTCTTTCTTATGTTATAGAACAATGGCCAATGTTATTCGTACGTCTGTTCGGTAGTTTAAGGGGCTTGAAGTTTCTTACACCTTACTGTTTCCCTTTATTCAGTGCGCCACTATGAGGTGGTGTATCTAATTCATGAGAAGCATGCAGAAGAGGTGGGGAGTGTAAAGGAGAAAATTGAAGGTTAGCTTTGCTCTTCTGCTCTGTTGGTATTGTAACTATTGTCTACAACATTGTTGAACCAAGTATGATAGATTGGCTGCCAATGTATAATTGTATGCATCTAACAAAAATAAAACATGTGATTTTGGAGTGCTTCTTCAGTCTTCTTATACTATCTTGTACTATCATAAAGAGACTTCAAACAGAAGTCGAGTTAAAATGATGGTATTACTTTGCATATTTTTGTATTTCTTTTGCTTCTTAGTGCCCGACACTTTGTAATAATTTCCTTTTCAGTGAGGTGATAATGTGCCTTTGGGAAAGTCGATAGTGGATCTGAAAGAAACCTGTAGCAGTGTTACTTTAGGTGTCATATTTGTATTATTCTAAAAAAAAGGTGAATACGTTGTGTGAATTTGGATAGATAGCTTCCATTAAAACATAAAGATTCTTATTCAGTTAACATGGTAATCAGCTTGTAGTTGCTTCCTGCAGAGATCTGTTCACCCTGAAAGTTATAGATTACTTGACAGTTAATAGAATGAACATCCATCTTGCTAACATTCCGTTGATACATGCATATGACTATTGCAATTGTAGCAAAGAGTGAATTTGCCTTCTGAGATCTGAGTTTCAGTTGACATGTAGCACAACTTCTCATTTTATGCTTGCGAATGGATTTTCTTACAGCTTTTCTAGGGGAGAAGAGAGCCAGGATATGGAGACTGAGTGATTGGGGAATGCGAAGACTAGCATACAAAATACAAAAAGCCAAGAATGCCTACTACGTTCTGATGAACTTTGAGATTGATGCCAAATGGATAAATGATTTCAAGAGTCTGTTGGACAAGGATGAAAGAGTCATTCGGCATCTGGTGATGAAGAGGGATGAGGCTATCACAGAGGATTGTCCTCCTCCTTCTGAGTTTCAGTCCATGAATGCCGGTACAGATTCTGAAGAGGAAGATGAGGATGATATTGAATATGATGATGAAGATTACGATGATGAAGATGGGATTATCATTGTTGATGCTGATAATGATGATGTAGAAAATAGTAAACTAGTAGAGCAACTAGTGTAGGAATATTAGTGAGATGTGAAAACTAATGACAGAGAAGTAAGTGAGAAACTAGAGAATTTTGAGTATTGGTTTTTGTATAAATATGTTAAATCCCATAGATGTTTTTCCCAGTAATATATGCCATTCCTAGTACCCCTGTTTGGGTTTATTTTTATGTACTTCATTTTTGTTTAACTTATGTTTATGTACTTTGGAATGCTTACAAGTTGCTGAACTCCTGAATGTGCCAGAACATGACTGAAATAGTGACCGCTCTCACCAAGTAGAGCTGGTGTGCACACTTGTTCTATAGATAATACTTGATCTGTTACAGTGCTGCATTATGTGTATTATGGGCACCATTTCTAATAATAAGATCTCCCAAGTGTAAAACTCGTATTCAACTGTTCAATTGTAGGTAAATGCCCTTTACCACTATCAATGGTAAAATCCTTACATAAGACCCTGTTTAAATTTATACTAGAAAGATACCCGACCCTGTTTAGATTTATACTAGGAAGATACCCGCGCCTTGGCGCAGTGTATACATTTATGAAGCATGCAATGGTTCAGCTGATTGATGAAAAAGTTTTTAATATGTACTTCATAGAACTTGAATACATTGTATATTACACATACATATGATTCTAAAAGTGGAGCTATCACAAAAGGAACAACACTATACATCAAAACATTTAGTGTTGTGTCCTGCCCAAAATATCTCCAATTTTGATTGTACAAAATGCTCCACCTATTTGTTAACTGTTTTTCACCAAAAACACAGTCGAAGCCTACTAATAGCAAAACATTTAGTGTTGTGTCCTGCCCAAAATATCTCCAATTTTGACTGTACAAAATGCTCCACCTATTTGTTAACTGTTTTTCACCAAAAACACAGTCGAAGCCTACTAATAGTTGGATATATACATTGCAATGATTGATATTAGTTGTTCTTAAGTTCTTTCCTTGATGAGGATGATGTAACTTCATTGTTTTGCCTCTCCGTTCAAGTCATATTAAATCAGAGGCAAATGAAAGAGGAATAAGCAAGGCTACAACTGACAAAAGAGAAACTACTTGAAATCTTATCAACAGATCATGTTGCAACATATAATAAAAAACAATTTAAGCTGAAATGAACCTTAAACAATGGTGAACCATAAGTAATGGTATGATCATTAATAAGCTCCATTACTCAAACAGACTAAAATCTTTCGATTGAGTGTGTAAATTAAACTCCTCAAAACAATTCTCGTTTAAAAGAAGAATATGTGAAACGAAACAAAACTCATAATGTTATAACTTATAAGAAATAAGATCGCTGCATATTTTCATTTTTTGTAGTGTTTCAAACTAAAGGGAAATCTAGGTTCATGTAAAGTCTTATTAATCAGTCCCAATAGTAATCCCATACTGGATTACATAATGAAATGAAATGTAACTATTTTATAATGAATGATGTTTTTACCTTTTTGATTTCTTCTGTGGTTCTGATGTGAATAATGCCCTTGCACTTCCATCTATTCCTCTTTTTCCTTGTGTTGTTGTGGCTGGATGAAGTTCTGTAGCTGGCTTTGAAATTTTTTTTATCTGAGACAATGCCTTTTACTAATAGCTGACCATAATTGTTGAATCCCAACTCAAACGCGTGGGTCTGACCAATTGTGTTCTGAATCTCTTGAGGTAGCGCTTCGAGGGTCTTTTGTTCTGTAAATTTTCACAGGTGGAATCAAAGAGCCGCTCCGCTTGCGCCCACATGAGTGTACAGTTGCTTCATTTTCATCATCTTGAATGACCATAGATGCACAGTACCTTGATGACAAATGACAGGGGTAGGAGGTTTGATGAAACTACACGTAGAACACATATCCGGTGGAATGTGGAATAGCTACTGTAAAGATTCCTATATATTGGTTTCTAAAAGAGTAAAGTTGACTTCTGAAAGAGTAGTATACTAATTTTTTATCGAATCAATGTATAAACCAGGATGTGGAGTATATAAGAATTTGAAATGAAGGTCATTCATTACTAATCGTGAAAGTATAAATACAAAATGTTAACATAGATAATCATGTAAAATTACAGATAAATGGTAATGATGTTTATTATGTTAAAATACAGTATAATCTTACCATGGTAGAGGTTTTTGGACACCATGTTGCTTGCATACAAAGTCATTGCTATCCTCATTCTCTTTTAGTTCTCTGAAGCAATTTGGCGATGAACAACGTTTGTATACCACCAGCCTTTCTGCATCAAATATCTTGCAATTGATGCTTTGCAGGGGAATGTCACATTCTGTGATTATAAGATGTTGTCAGTGTGGATAAGAATGGATATGAATATGAGATTAGACGGAATAAGTAGAACAATATCTTGTTCAACTCTGGCAATTGAATGTAGAAGGTATACATGATACGTTAACTTAGTAAAAATAGCAGCTGGCACATAGCCCAACAACTCACTGGTCTAAATACAATTGAACGTAGAAAAAGTTGGTACTGTAGTCTGTTCTTGTATTTCTTGCTGTGCAAAACAATATTAGAAAGAAGTTGGTATATCATATTAGCCTATGTTAGTTTCAATCAGAATTCTCTCACACAGTAATTTAATGTGTAGATGCAGGCATTGTATATAAACTTTACAGATTAATTTGGAGCAAATTTGTAATATTGAATAGTATCATAAAATTAAGGTGAGAAAGATGAATAATAAAACTAAATCAGTTGATCTGATGAGTATCAGTCCAAGTATTTGTTCTGGAAGATTCAATCCTGAAGGTCCTAGAGGGGGGTGAATAGGCTTTTATTACTTTTTCGTCCAATTCCGTTCACAAGGATAGCTATCATGATAACAGGGAGACGTAGTAATAAATAAAAGAACAAGTACTGGAAAGTAAAAGAAATAACACCAGTACGCTTTTTATTCGCAGAAACTCTGCACCAAGGAGAAAAACTGCGTGTCCCTAACTCTTGAGGGACAAACCTTTCCACTATGTAAAACTCACTTCTTACAAGATTATAGTCTAGGGATACAACGACGATTTGCAATCATGCCTAGTCTACCCACTAGTCTAGATCTATCTCTCTTGTCTCTGAGTGACTCACCTCACTCCTCACAAGATTATAGTTCTAGGGATACAACAACGACTTGTTATCCTACCTAGTCTACTAGTTTAGACCTACCTCTCTTGTCTCTCAAGTGTTTACATATAAAGGTATAAGAAGAAGTTTAACTCAGAACTCAGCTAAAGCCTTTAACTGATTCTTCTTGAACACTTCTCAAAATACTCAACTCAGAACTTAGCTATCCTAATGAGAGGGATTCTTCAGACCTCAGCTAACGCCTTTAACTGACTCTCTAGAACTCAGCTCTCCTCGATCAACTGATCCTTCTTGAATACTTCTGGGGTTGCTACACTACCATCACTCATGATATGCAAAATGCTAATAGGTTTATGAAAATAGTTTTTGCTCTTGCTCTAAGATTTACAATCACCAAGGGAAGACTTAAAGGCAAATGAACAATGCAAGGTAAAACCTAGACCCAATTAAAACAATGTAGAAAACTACATCTTGATAACCAAGGAGCAAGAAGAGACTTGCTCCATATATATAGGCAAAGTGCAAGCTAAAGGAGAGCATGCACGTTTACCAAAATGAGAGGCAACTTTTGAACTTTAGTTCTTGGCCAAACTCATAAAGTGAGATGGCCAAGGGACAAACAAAAGGCTCCAAGAGAGTAAAGACAAACACAACTCTCTTATATGATAGTGGTCCAATAAGGAAGAAACAAAAGGTTTTGTGAATAAAAGAGACACAACAAAATATATTCCTATATGAGGACAAATAGGCCAACTAATAGCTTGGGCGGTGCATCACATAGATTAGCAG from Fragaria vesca subsp. vesca linkage group LG3, FraVesHawaii_1.0, whole genome shotgun sequence harbors:
- the LOC101298105 gene encoding uncharacterized protein LOC101298105 — protein: MGAFLHSSVALFTPPALKLVTRNGSSRNHSSCSEFSTGCPSFSCSCRPFRAQKLPIGPRRSVIVGAKKKNNKERKKEDKHSFVSKPDEATGHFPEAVLLRQKKVQEDGAVLPEFADEDEEKIYEFLKLQLQDDLDEERLRHYEVVYLIHEKHAEEVGSVKEKIEAFLGEKRARIWRLSDWGMRRLAYKIQKAKNAYYVLMNFEIDAKWINDFKSLLDKDERVIRHLVMKRDEAITEDCPPPSEFQSMNAGTDSEEEDEDDIEYDDEDYDDEDGIIIVDADNDDVENSKLVEQLV